One window of the Acinonyx jubatus isolate Ajub_Pintada_27869175 chromosome A2, VMU_Ajub_asm_v1.0, whole genome shotgun sequence genome contains the following:
- the SPCS1 gene encoding signal peptidase complex subunit 1, protein MVQGGASGRSGLWETSASGAAALLLPGSAGPRSCTWNPTPALTIPESHLPSLCRQLSQLVMLEHLSSLPTQMDYKGQKLAEQMFQGIILFSAIVGFIYGYVAEQFGWTVYIVMAGFAFSCLLTLPPWPIYRRHPLKWLPVQDSGSEDKKPGERKVKRHAKNN, encoded by the exons ATGGTGCAGGGCGGAGCCTCGGGCCGTTCGGGTCTGTGGGAGACATCCGCTTCCGGGGCCGCGGCCCTCTTATTGCCCGGCTCTGCGGGCCCGCGGTCCTGCACTTGGAACCCGACCCCGGCGCTTACGATCCCTGAGTCGCACCTGCCTTCGCTCTGCCGCCAGCTTTCTCAGCTAGTCATGCTGGAGCATCTGAGCTCGCTGCCCACGCAAATG GATTACAAGGGGCAGAAGCTAGCTGAACAGATGTTTCAgggaattattcttttttctgca ATAGTTGGATTTATCTACGGGTACGTGGCTGAACAGTTCGGGTGGACTGTGTACATAGTTATGGCCGGATTTGCTTTTTCGTGTTTG TTGACACTTCCTCCATGGCCTATTTATCGCCGGCATCCCCTCAAGTGGTTACCTGTTCAAGATTCAGGCTCCGAAGACAAGAAACcaggggaaagaaaagttaagagGCATGCTAAAAATAATTAG